The genomic DNA TTGACCCACTGGGATATAACCCGTTACTATCAGGAGCAGGGAGTCCGGGCGTTTTTTCCCGATGCACTTGGCCTCCTGACAACACGTCCGGGCGCCGCTGGGGATGTTCGCCATAAAAACCCCCGAGTCCAGGGACTGGGCGTGTAAAGGAGTGGAAGTGGCGTTCTCAAGGCAGTAGGCCTCCGCCGAGGTCGGGAGCCAACAAGCCAGGAACAGAAATGCGGTGGCCGCAAAGTGTATGAATCGCAAAAATCTCATCGCCCCGGTTACCCCCATCTGCGTCCGGATACTGCCGGATCGTCACCATGTCCAATCCACACCCCTTGAGTACCGGGCATGCCGGAATGGTTCAGAGTTGCGTCCAGAATCTCTGGAATACCTTGAAGGCAGCAGTTCTTTCTTTGCAGCCAAGAATGAACTTTTTCTTCCCTTTGCCCACCCAATTGATGGCTTCAACTCCACTTGAGATGGAGATTTGGTTGGATTCAATCCTACAATCAGCAGAGGAGTTCAAATGAAAATCACGACCATTCTTGCCTTCGGCGCCGCTGCCGCTTTTGCCCTGGCGAGTCAATCTGCCCAGGCGGCTGGTGACGCCGCCGCCGGCGCCCAGGTGTTCAAAACCAAGTGCTTCGTTTGCCACACCATCGACAAGGGTGCAGCCGCGAAGGTTGGTCCCAACCTGTTCGGCATCGTCGGCCATGCTGCCGGCAAGAGTCCCTCCTACACCGGCAAATACACCGAAGATATGATGAAGGCCGGTCTGACATGGGATGAAGCGACCCTTGACAAGTATCTCGAAGAGCCCAAGAAGCTGGTTCCCAAGACCAAAATGACCTTTCCCGGCCTCAAGGATGTCAAAGATCGCGAAAATTTGATCGCCTATATGAACACCATGAAGTAAGAGCGGCTTGCCGGGGGGGTGTTGTCGCCCCCCCCCGATGTCTCTTGCAGGGTAGATGGTTTGGCGTCAGGCCTGTGTGCAGGGGCGATCTGTGCTTCCCCTTCACCGATGGTAGGGGATTCCCCCCAGGATGGTCATGGCGCGGTAGAGTTGTTCCAACAGCATGACGCGAACCAGCATGTGGGGAAAGGTCATGGCGCCCAACGACAACCGCCAACTCCCCATGGCCAACAGTGTCTGGTCCAGACCATCCGGACCGCCGATCACAAAAAACACCTCGCGCGTCGCCTCTTCCCGCATCCG from Magnetococcales bacterium includes the following:
- a CDS encoding c-type cytochrome, whose amino-acid sequence is MKITTILAFGAAAAFALASQSAQAAGDAAAGAQVFKTKCFVCHTIDKGAAAKVGPNLFGIVGHAAGKSPSYTGKYTEDMMKAGLTWDEATLDKYLEEPKKLVPKTKMTFPGLKDVKDRENLIAYMNTMK